The stretch of DNA ATCTGGCGCATGCTTCACTCGATCATCTCAAAAAACGATACGGTGTGATGGGGGAGCAGTTATATTGGCATGCATGGGGAATCGATGAGAGCGAGGTACTGGGGGATTTCGTCAAACAGGAGCAGAAAAGCTACGGACATGGCATTACCCTGCTGCGTAATTATCGGGGGGAAGAAATCCCGACCATCATCCTGGAGCTGTGTGAGGAAGCCTGCAGACGGGCGAGGCGGGATAGGAAGGAAGGCAATACGGTTCATTTGTCCATTGGATATGCGAGTCAGCATGGCGGAGGATTCAGCCGCTCCCGTTCCTTCACGAGTCCCTCCAATCTGACGACGGATATGTATAAGCTGTGCCTGGAATTATTTCATGAGCATTACCAAAAAGGCTATGAAGTCAGGAGGGTGTCTGTCTCCCTGACCAATTTATACGATGAAGAAGCGACACAGCTCAGCTTATTCGAGGACAAAAGCAAGCAAAAGGATCTGAGCCGGGCGATGGATGAAATCCGTGCACGTTTCGGGACTGCTGCGATACTGCGTGCCAGCAGCTATACAGCAGCTGGCATGACGATAGAGCGCAGTACGAAAATCGGAGGCCACCAGGCCTGATTCATGCTGCTGCCGTCTGCTGGAACAGCCGGCGCAGCTTTGGTACATACATGATAAGAAAGACGGAACGTCCAAGGCTGAACAGGAGGAAAGCAATCCACAGGCCATGGTTGCCGAGCGGCTGCAGCGCATAAAGTGCCGCCAAATACAGCAGGGCAGCAAGAATCATGGAGTTGCGGACAAAGCGCACTTCCGTCACACCCGTAAACACACCATAATAGACAAGTCCGAGACTAGCCACAATTGGGAACAGGGCAAGCCAGTTGGCATAGGATGCGGTCAGCGCAATGATATGCTGCTGATCGGAGAATAGCGGATAAATCCACCTTTGACCAGCAAGGAAGAGAAGTGCCAATGCCACCGCGATACCGAGCCCCCATTGCAGGGATAGACGCAGTGACTGGGAGAAAAGTTTTTCATTGCGCTCCCCGAGTGCGCGGCCGGCGACAATGCTTGAAGCATTAGCGAACCCGTCAAAGAAATATGCCATCATATAGTGGATCTGGATCAAGATTGCATTGGCTGCCAGCACATCTTCTCCCAATTCAGCCCCTTTTGCAGTAAATAAATTAAAGACAACGAGCAGGCATATTGTCCGAATGAACAAATCACGATTGACCTTCATCATGTGCCACATAGGCTTGGGATCCACAGCCCGGCGCAAAGCTTGGACAAATGGATGCTTCCAGATGCTGCGGGCGTATCTGCGCAGCAGCAAAAAGCCAAACAGGCAGGAGAAAATCTCGGCAATCAGCGTGGAAGCTCCCACGCCTGCCACTCCCCAATCCCACACATGGACAGACAGAATGCAAAGGATGATATTGAGCACATTCGTGCAGATTTGCAGGATAAGCGTTGCTTTGATATACGACATCCCAATCAGCCAGCCGAGGATGACATAGTTGGCAAGCGCGAATGGTGCACCCCAAATCCGGATGGAAAAATAAGCCGAAGCACTGCTATTGACTGCATCGCTCGCTCCGAGGAAGGAGAGGGAGTAGTGCAGAATCGGCTGCTGGATGAGAACAAACAGCAAACCTACAGCAAACGCAACCACAGAAGGCCGCAGTAATGCCATGACATGCTCTTCTGTATCCAGACTGGCGGATGCCTGGGCAGCGAAGCCGGAGGTGCTGACCCGGAGGAATCCGAACAGCCAGTACATGGTATTGAAGATGATAGTGCCGATAGCGACCCCGCCAATATAGGAAGCATCGGAAAGCTGGCCGACGACCGCTGTATCGACAACGCCGAGCAAAGGTGTCGTGATTGTCGATAATGTCAGCGGAAGGGCAAGTGCTAAATAGTTTTTATGCTGCATACGCTCACCTTAAATAGTAGTAATTACGAATAATATACCGCACCTATCAAAAGAAGTAAATGCTTATCAATCCGGGAATTCACCATAGAAAAAAGCCGTATTCCGATTCGGAATACGGCTTTTTTTATTAATGATGGTGGTGACCGCCGCTATCATGCTGTTTTTTCTGTTCTTGCTCTTGTTTTATCTTCTCGATTTCTTCTTCCGTCAATTCGCCGACTCTGATTTGCTTCGTCGGCATCAGATGGATATTACCGACCCTTACGTCTGCTTTTATAAAGTAGACTCCATCTGACGGGAAGTTATATTCGAGATGGTATGTTCCGTCGGCGTCCAGTGATGCCGGAATTTCGTCGGCATCTGCTTTGTTATCGTCTTTCCAGATAAGGAAATGGACTTCCGCTTCCTGTTCGAGTGCTTGTCCATCTTGTGTGAGCTTTACATCGATTTGCGGAGCAGAATCAGCTTCGATGGATGAAGGAGCCTCAATGTTCACATTCACTTCTTCCCGTTTGGCATAGTGATCAGCCGCTTCGGGATCGGCAGAGCATGCAGCAAGCAGGAAGAGCGTCAGTAACCATGGTATATATGCAAGTCGTCGCATCTGCTTTTCCCCTTTCTTATGCATTGAAGAACCTCTTCAGTGCCGGTACACGCGGGATGACAAATCGGTCGAACAGCCACACGAATATGAGCGAGATACCGACGAGCGGGAAGATGATGCCAAGGATGATGATCAGCACGATGACACCTTTCATGACTTTGTCAGGTGGTGCTTTCGGAGAGCCCAGCTTCCCTTCTGGTTTCCGGGAGAGCCATAATAGGAATCCGCTCACAGCGATACCGATGATCCCGATACAGACAAGGACACCGATGATCTGGTTCCAGATGCCGAATTCCGTTCCTTTGTGGATGGTGATCCCGTAAGCAATGATTTTCCCGAGCGTATGATAATTATCGTAGCGGTAATCTGCCAGGACAGCGCCTGTATACTGATCGATATGCATCGTCACTTCATCACGAGCATGCGGTGGAAAAGCAGATAAAGTGAATACACCATCCTGTGTTTGCGGAATCATGATGGTATATCCGGGCTTCACGCCTTCCTCTTCGGCTATCGACACGACATCGTCGACGGACAGCTGCGTGTATTGCTGATTGGTGGAAACAGGGACAGGCAAATTCTCTGCCGACCAAGGTACGTCTGCGATTTCTTTTGTTTTGACATCGGATGCAGGAGCATCCCCTACCCAAACAGAAGGCGGATAACCGATGCCGGCATTTGTAGTGAGCGCTTGGAAATTGTTACCCCACAATCCTGACCAAGGCAATCCCGTCATGATCAAAAAGAGCAGACCTAAAGAAATCCAGAATGCAGGGACGACGTGTAAATCGCGTGCCCGCAGCTTTTTCCCTTTGTTCAGGCGAGGAACCAAGACCCCGCGGATTTTAGATTTTCCTTTCATCTTCGGCCAGCCCAGATAGACGCCGGTAATGATCAAAATCAGTGCCCAGCAAGCGGCCCACTCGACGATGCGATCCCCGACAGTGCCCATGAGGAGCTCACCATGGATCTTCTCGATTACATTGACAAGTTTGTATGAATCCTCCAATTTACCGAGTATGACATTCGTATATGGATCGACATAAACGGTATATGCTTTGCCATCTTCTGAGATTCCTACCTCTGCTGAACGATCAGGACTGTCACTTGGGCGGTAAGAAGTCACTGCTGCATCAGGATAGATCGTTTCCACCGTATGGATTTGCTCGGATGGGTCCGTGGCATTTGCTTGCGGTGTGACTTCATAATAGTCCTGATAAAGAGCTGCTTCGATTTGGGGCTTGAAGAGATAAATGCCTCCTGTGCCAGCCAGGATGATGAGGAATGGCATGATGATAAGACCAGCATAGAAATGCCAGCGCCAAACCGACTGGTAAAGGGACCGGCGTTTTTGTTTCTTCTTCGAAACCGATGGGTCCTTTTTTGCCTCCATATGGATAACTCCTTTTCTTCTATAGTAAAAGTATGATTATTTTCAAGTAAGACAAGGTTAAGCTTATGGGATTTCACGCTTTTATACAAGTAGGGGGAAAGAGGATTTTATGACCATTCTTTGAACTAGATCGATAATAATATATGAAGCGCTTACAATGGGTTGGCCATAGGAATGAAACGCAGGCGGGACGGGCTTTGGGGCCGTCACATTCCTTGACATGGGGTCCTATAGTGTTAGGATAGATAACTGTTAACAAAGAACGAAATATTCAAATAAAAGGAGCGATTAGGTATCTTAATTAACAAACGGATTATGTATGTAGGAGCAGGATCGATGGCAGAGGGAATGATTGCCGGTATGCAGGCTTCGGATCGTTTGCAAAACGAGCAGATTCATGTGACGAACCGATCGAATGCAAAGCGTTTGCTGGAGCTGGAGGATCGTTATGGCATTACCGCAATTCCTCGGGAAAAGGTGGATTGGCATAGTATGGATGTGATAATACTTGCGATGAAACCAAAGGATATGACCGCTGCATTGATCGATTTGCAAGAGAAGGTTCAAAAAGGACAGCTGATATTATCGGTAGCTGCAGGTATCCAGAATGAACAGATCGAGCATTATCTGCCAGACAATCAACCCGTTGTTCGTATTATGCCTAACACATCCAGCACCATTGGTGAGTCTGCCACTGCCATTGCACCAGGGAAGCATATTTCCGCAGACCAGCTCGCATTGGTCAAGGAGCTGGTTCGGACATTCGGCGAAGCGTTTGTGATCGATGAAGAGCAAATGGATGTTTTCACTGGTATGGCTGGCAGCGGACCTGCCTATTTTTATAAGCTGTTGGAGCACTTTGAGGAAACCGGCGTTGCCGCAGGATTCGATCGGGAAACAGCAAGGAAAATCGGAACCCGGACCATGCTTGGTGCGGCCAGGATGCTTTTGGAAACGACAGAAGGGCCAAGCGTTCTGAGGAAGAAAGTGACTTCCCCGAATGGAACGACTGCAGCTGGCCTGAAAGCACTGAATGAGGCGGGAGCCGGGGAAGCGATGGCCGAAGCCATTCTATCAGCAGCCGCTCGATCGAATGAAATCAGCGAGGAGCTCAAAAAACAACTGCTGGCACGCTGACATGCAAAAGGGAAAAATAAAAACTGGAGGATGTTATCATTTCTAAACAAGCAATGGAACCGAAGCGGATAGTCGTCAAAATCGGAAGCAGTTCATTGACCAGCCTGCACGGGGAAATCAGCAGGAAGAAGCTGGAGAAACTAGTGGAGCAGCTTGTGAAACTGAAGGACAATGGCTATGAGGTGCTGCTTGTTTCATCTGGAGCAG from Terribacillus sp. FSL K6-0262 encodes:
- a CDS encoding MATE family efflux transporter, with the translated sequence MQHKNYLALALPLTLSTITTPLLGVVDTAVVGQLSDASYIGGVAIGTIIFNTMYWLFGFLRVSTSGFAAQASASLDTEEHVMALLRPSVVAFAVGLLFVLIQQPILHYSLSFLGASDAVNSSASAYFSIRIWGAPFALANYVILGWLIGMSYIKATLILQICTNVLNIILCILSVHVWDWGVAGVGASTLIAEIFSCLFGFLLLRRYARSIWKHPFVQALRRAVDPKPMWHMMKVNRDLFIRTICLLVVFNLFTAKGAELGEDVLAANAILIQIHYMMAYFFDGFANASSIVAGRALGERNEKLFSQSLRLSLQWGLGIAVALALLFLAGQRWIYPLFSDQQHIIALTASYANWLALFPIVASLGLVYYGVFTGVTEVRFVRNSMILAALLYLAALYALQPLGNHGLWIAFLLFSLGRSVFLIMYVPKLRRLFQQTAAA
- a CDS encoding FixH family protein; translation: MRRLAYIPWLLTLFLLAACSADPEAADHYAKREEVNVNIEAPSSIEADSAPQIDVKLTQDGQALEQEAEVHFLIWKDDNKADADEIPASLDADGTYHLEYNFPSDGVYFIKADVRVGNIHLMPTKQIRVGELTEEEIEKIKQEQEQKKQHDSGGHHHH
- a CDS encoding PepSY domain-containing protein, producing MEAKKDPSVSKKKQKRRSLYQSVWRWHFYAGLIIMPFLIILAGTGGIYLFKPQIEAALYQDYYEVTPQANATDPSEQIHTVETIYPDAAVTSYRPSDSPDRSAEVGISEDGKAYTVYVDPYTNVILGKLEDSYKLVNVIEKIHGELLMGTVGDRIVEWAACWALILIITGVYLGWPKMKGKSKIRGVLVPRLNKGKKLRARDLHVVPAFWISLGLLFLIMTGLPWSGLWGNNFQALTTNAGIGYPPSVWVGDAPASDVKTKEIADVPWSAENLPVPVSTNQQYTQLSVDDVVSIAEEEGVKPGYTIMIPQTQDGVFTLSAFPPHARDEVTMHIDQYTGAVLADYRYDNYHTLGKIIAYGITIHKGTEFGIWNQIIGVLVCIGIIGIAVSGFLLWLSRKPEGKLGSPKAPPDKVMKGVIVLIIILGIIFPLVGISLIFVWLFDRFVIPRVPALKRFFNA
- the proC gene encoding pyrroline-5-carboxylate reductase encodes the protein MYVGAGSMAEGMIAGMQASDRLQNEQIHVTNRSNAKRLLELEDRYGITAIPREKVDWHSMDVIILAMKPKDMTAALIDLQEKVQKGQLILSVAAGIQNEQIEHYLPDNQPVVRIMPNTSSTIGESATAIAPGKHISADQLALVKELVRTFGEAFVIDEEQMDVFTGMAGSGPAYFYKLLEHFEETGVAAGFDRETARKIGTRTMLGAARMLLETTEGPSVLRKKVTSPNGTTAAGLKALNEAGAGEAMAEAILSAAARSNEISEELKKQLLAR